TTCCTGCTGAAGCGTTTCGTCGAGGGAAGCGGCATCGAGCCGCTCGCCCGTCATCTCCTCTGGACCTCGGTCATTCCTCCCGCTGTGCTCGAACGCCTAGGGTGCCAGCCGTCCGGTCTCGATTCGGATCTCGATCGTGCCCCGGGACCCGGCACGGGGCTCGATGCGCTCCAGCTGCACGACCTCGAGAGCTACCTGGCGGAGGGGCTTCTCACCAAGGCCGACCGCGCATCGATGGGATGGGCGCTCGAGCCGAGAGCTCCTTATCTCGACCGGAAGGTCCTCGATTTCGCCGCCAGCCTACCCGGGAGCGAGCGGGTTCGCGGTCTCGGAACCAAAGTGTTTCTCAAGCGCTACGCGCTCCGCTATCTCCCCCGTGCGGTAGTCCATCAACGCAAGCGGGGCCTCTCGGTGCCGCTTGCCGCCTGGCTCCGGGGACCGCTCCGCGCCTGGGCTCGCGAACGGCTCGAGAGCGGGCGTTTGCAACGCTGTGGAGTCGATACCCAAGCCGTGCTCGACCTCTTCCGAGAGCACGTCGAGCGCGAGGCCGATTGGGGCCGTGCCCTCTGGTCGCTCCTCGTTCTCACCGAGTGGTTGGAGTGGTGGGAAACCTCATCGTCCGAGAGCGCTTAGCGCTCGCCGCCGCTCGTCGGCGAGCAATCCGGCTCGAGGAGTGCGAGGCGTCCGCCAATTCACCTGGGGTGCGCTTACCGAGACGTGGAATCGGAGTCTCGTCCGCCGCAATCCCGTCGTGGAGCACACCACCGACGTTACAAATACCTATCCGTGACACCCTCCCGCATTGAGGCAACCGTCGGACACCTGAAGAGAAGGAAGGAGTCTTGTGCCGGGAGAGAGCGTCATCGCTTGCCCACAGGCGCAATCCGACGCAGCTCGTCGAAGAAGTTCTGGATCAAGACGACCTTGTCCCGCCTAACTTCGGCCCCGTCCCCCGAGACCTTCACCACGGCGACCCGCTCTCCGTCCGGGTGCAGATCGTAGGTCCGGTTGCCGATTCCCCCCGTGGGCACGAGCCCGGGCGACCACGCCCGCGGCTTCTCAAATCGCAACGAGTCGCCTTCGGCCGTGTACCCAGCCACGAGGATCCTCCCGTCCTCGGCGCGGTAGAAGAGCTCTCTTCGGCTTCGAGACCACGTCGCCCATTCTCCGCCGCCGGTGGAAACCTGCCACTTCCCCCCCGGGCCCGGGAACGGACGGACGTACACCTCGACGCGTCCTGACTCGTTGGAGCTGTACGCTAGCCAGCGACCGTCTGGCGAGAAGGCCGCCTCGAATTCGCTGAAGGGACTGCTCAGGAAGGCCGTGGGCTTCCCCGGCTTCCAGCCGGAGACCTCGTCCCCCGTGAACGGCAGGATCAAGATGTCTGCGCTCGTTTGCGGGTTGCTCTCATCGAAGGCCAGGAGCTTTTCGCTCGGATGCCACGACCTGGGGAATTGCTCGTTCTTGCTCTCCGTCAGGCGCTCGGCCTCGCCCGTCCCGTCGGCTCGCTGCCAATAGAGGTTCCCTGTCGCCCTGTCGGAACGCGCCGAGGAGAAGGCGATGCGCCGGCCATCGGGAGTCCATGCGGGCTGGCGGTCCTCGCCGGGATCGGACGTGAGACGAGAAAGGGTGTCGCGCTCCCATTCGTAGACCCACACGTCCCGGTTCTTCCCCTCGAAGAAGTCCAACGCGAGCTTCCGGCCATCGGGAGAGAAGCCAATGTTCCGGTAGATGCCAGGCGCCCCGCGCAAAGGCCGAAGCTTCCCTTCCCGATCCATCCATTGAATGAGCACGGAAAACCCGAGGTCCTCTCCCCGCAGGTACGCGACCGTTCCGTCGCTGGAGAAGGCGAACTGGGCTCCCCCACTAGCCGGGTTGGTGGTCACGTCCGCGAGCACGGGCACGGGTTGGCCCGTCAACTCCAGGCGACCGAGATCGAAAGGCGCGGCGAAGAGCGTACCCTCATGAATGAAAACCAGGTGCCCGCTCG
This Vicinamibacteria bacterium DNA region includes the following protein-coding sequences:
- a CDS encoding asparagine synthase-related protein, which gives rise to FLLKRFVEGSGIEPLARHLLWTSVIPPAVLERLGCQPSGLDSDLDRAPGPGTGLDALQLHDLESYLAEGLLTKADRASMGWALEPRAPYLDRKVLDFAASLPGSERVRGLGTKVFLKRYALRYLPRAVVHQRKRGLSVPLAAWLRGPLRAWARERLESGRLQRCGVDTQAVLDLFREHVEREADWGRALWSLLVLTEWLEWWETSSSESA